One region of Peribacillus simplex genomic DNA includes:
- the rnmV gene encoding ribonuclease M5 produces the protein MKKIKEIIVVEGKDDTVAIKRAVNADTIETNGSAVNDSCIEQVRLAQKTRGAIIFTDPDFPGQKIRNIISEQVKGCKHAFLTKKEALPKSGKGIGVEHASPEAIRNALKEAQLMDEEASEEISQQDLIDAGLIGGSGAKERREKLGFILKIGFTNGKQLYKRLKMFQISTEAFAEAIVQINQEEKNE, from the coding sequence ATGAAAAAGATTAAAGAAATTATTGTTGTAGAGGGTAAAGACGATACGGTAGCGATTAAAAGGGCAGTAAATGCTGATACAATCGAAACGAACGGTTCCGCTGTGAATGATTCCTGTATTGAGCAGGTGAGGCTGGCACAAAAGACACGTGGGGCCATCATTTTCACAGACCCTGATTTTCCTGGTCAAAAAATCAGGAATATAATTTCAGAACAAGTAAAAGGCTGTAAACACGCCTTTTTAACGAAGAAGGAAGCCCTTCCTAAGTCAGGGAAAGGGATAGGTGTGGAACATGCTTCTCCTGAGGCAATTCGTAATGCTTTAAAGGAAGCCCAATTAATGGATGAAGAGGCTTCGGAAGAGATTTCACAGCAGGATTTAATAGATGCAGGTTTAATTGGAGGATCCGGTGCCAAGGAGCGAAGGGAAAAACTTGGTTTTATTTTGAAAATCGGGTTTACCAATGGTAAACAGTTATATAAAAGGCTAAAAATGTTCCAAATATCAACGGAGGCTTTTGCTGAAGCGATCGTACAGATAAACCAGGAGGAAAAAAATGAATAA
- the veg gene encoding biofilm formation stimulator Veg, whose protein sequence is MPKTLADIKTALDSNLGKRLLLKANGGRRKTVERFGTLAETYPAVFVIELDQDENAFERVSYSYADVLTETVELTFLNKQQEI, encoded by the coding sequence ATGCCAAAAACTCTAGCTGATATTAAAACTGCACTTGATTCAAACCTAGGTAAAAGATTGCTCTTAAAAGCAAACGGTGGAAGAAGAAAGACTGTAGAACGTTTTGGAACTTTGGCGGAAACTTATCCGGCTGTTTTTGTAATTGAGCTCGACCAAGACGAAAATGCGTTTGAAAGAGTATCTTACAGCTATGCGGATGTTTTAACGGAAACCGTAGAACTAACATTTTTAAACAAACAACAAGAGATTTAA
- the rsmA gene encoding 16S rRNA (adenine(1518)-N(6)/adenine(1519)-N(6))-dimethyltransferase RsmA, with the protein MNKDIATPVRTKDILKKYGFSFKKSLGQNFLIDTNILKRIVEHANLTEESGAIEIGPGIGALTEQLAKSSKKVTAFEIDQRLLPILSDTLSPYNNVNIIHGDVLKADVKKVIEEEFAGFSDLMVVANLPYYVTTPIILKLLSEDLPIRGIVCMLQKEVADRIAAKPGTKEYGSLSIAIQYYTEAETVMIVPKTVFMPQPNVDSAVIRLTRRVKPIVEVLDEDFFFIVTRASFAQRRKTILNNLTSQLPDGKSKKELILAALEASEVDPSRRGETLSIKEFGRLSDALLPNFK; encoded by the coding sequence ATGAATAAGGATATTGCAACCCCTGTCAGAACGAAAGATATATTGAAGAAGTACGGATTCTCCTTTAAAAAGAGCTTAGGTCAGAACTTTTTAATCGATACGAATATCCTGAAACGTATTGTCGAACATGCAAATTTAACAGAGGAAAGCGGCGCCATCGAAATTGGGCCGGGGATCGGCGCCTTGACTGAACAACTAGCAAAAAGCAGCAAAAAGGTTACGGCCTTTGAGATTGATCAGCGTTTATTGCCCATCCTATCGGATACACTGTCTCCTTATAACAATGTAAACATCATTCACGGGGATGTACTAAAGGCTGATGTTAAGAAGGTCATCGAAGAAGAATTTGCTGGCTTCTCGGACCTAATGGTGGTTGCAAATCTGCCTTACTATGTCACGACGCCCATCATTTTAAAGCTATTGTCTGAGGACCTGCCCATTAGAGGCATCGTATGCATGCTGCAAAAAGAAGTGGCTGATAGAATTGCCGCTAAACCTGGGACAAAGGAATACGGTTCTTTATCCATCGCCATTCAATATTATACTGAAGCGGAAACAGTGATGATTGTACCCAAAACGGTATTCATGCCTCAACCTAATGTTGATTCAGCTGTAATACGCCTTACTAGGCGGGTTAAGCCGATCGTCGAGGTCCTTGATGAGGATTTCTTCTTCATTGTGACCCGGGCGAGCTTTGCACAGCGTCGGAAAACGATTTTAAACAACTTAACCAGTCAGCTTCCAGATGGTAAATCGAAAAAAGAACTAATACTTGCCGCTCTCGAAGCCTCGGAAGTGGATCCGTCAAGACGGGGAGAAACACTGAGCATCAAAGAGTTTGGACGCTTGAGTGATGCGTTATTGCCAAATTTCAAATAA
- the purR gene encoding pur operon repressor codes for MKFRRSERLVDMTNYLLEHPGELVSLTYFAERYSSAKSSISEDLTIIKDTFEQRGIGSLTTVPGAAGGVKYIVSIKEAEVNTFIDGLCDTIASPERLLPGGYLYMTDILGHPQTVNKVGRIIASMYAKKNVSVIMTMATKGISLAYAVANYLNVPVVIVSRNNKVTEGSTVSINYVSGSSKRIQTMVLSKRSLVEGSNVLIVDDFMKAGGTINGMVSLLDEFKATVAGIAVLVESEHTEECLVEDYVSLIKLTQVVERDKKINVSRGNYFSQKE; via the coding sequence ATGAAATTTCGTCGCAGCGAGAGGCTAGTCGATATGACCAATTATTTATTAGAACATCCAGGGGAACTTGTTTCGCTGACTTATTTTGCTGAAAGGTATAGTTCGGCAAAATCCTCGATCAGTGAAGATTTGACAATCATCAAAGATACCTTTGAACAACGCGGGATAGGTTCTTTAACAACTGTTCCCGGTGCAGCAGGTGGAGTGAAGTATATTGTTTCCATCAAGGAAGCTGAAGTCAATACCTTCATTGACGGATTATGCGATACGATCGCTAGTCCCGAAAGGTTACTTCCTGGCGGCTATCTATATATGACAGACATATTAGGTCATCCACAAACCGTGAATAAGGTTGGAAGGATAATCGCTTCAATGTATGCCAAGAAAAATGTCTCTGTCATTATGACAATGGCAACTAAAGGGATATCATTAGCATACGCCGTGGCAAATTATTTGAATGTTCCAGTTGTCATTGTAAGTAGGAATAATAAAGTAACGGAAGGTTCTACAGTGAGCATCAATTATGTTTCAGGCTCTTCAAAGAGGATTCAGACGATGGTACTCTCTAAAAGAAGCTTGGTTGAGGGTTCGAATGTATTAATTGTAGATGATTTCATGAAGGCTGGGGGTACCATTAATGGTATGGTCAGTTTATTGGATGAATTTAAGGCAACAGTTGCCGGAATTGCGGTGCTGGTCGAATCCGAACATACTGAAGAATGTCTTGTCGAGGACTATGTTTCACTGATCAAGTTGACCCAGGTGGTCGAAAGAGACAAAAAAATCAATGTCAGTCGTGGGAATTATTTTTCGCAAAAGGAATAG
- the ispE gene encoding 4-(cytidine 5'-diphospho)-2-C-methyl-D-erythritol kinase, producing MKLMEKAPAKINLALDVLFKRPDGYHEVEMIMTTVDLADRIELKEIKGNHIQILSHNRFVPDDHRNLAYQAAFILKERFGINKGVSITIEKNIPVAAGLAGGSSDAAATLRGLNRLWKLGLSMDELAEIGAEIGSDVSFCVYGGTALARGRGEKITHLPAPPKCWVILAKPTIGVSTADIYKRLQISKMDHPDVPGMISAIKENNYHDVCQGLGNVLEQVTLQLYPEVANIKDQMKTFGADSVLMSGSGPTVFGLVEHDSRMQRIYNGLRGFCDQVYAVRLLGDRNNLE from the coding sequence TTGAAGCTTATGGAAAAAGCCCCGGCTAAAATCAATTTGGCTTTGGATGTGCTTTTCAAACGGCCTGATGGGTATCATGAGGTGGAAATGATCATGACGACAGTCGACCTTGCCGATAGAATTGAACTAAAGGAAATTAAGGGAAATCATATTCAAATTCTATCCCATAATCGATTTGTTCCGGATGATCACCGGAATTTAGCTTATCAAGCCGCATTTATTCTAAAGGAACGTTTTGGTATCAATAAAGGTGTTTCTATAACCATAGAGAAAAATATACCTGTAGCTGCAGGACTTGCTGGTGGAAGCAGTGATGCTGCAGCTACCTTGAGAGGCTTGAATAGACTGTGGAAGCTTGGTCTTTCCATGGATGAACTTGCGGAAATAGGAGCTGAAATTGGCTCTGATGTTTCATTTTGTGTGTATGGAGGAACGGCATTGGCAAGAGGGCGCGGTGAAAAAATCACGCATCTCCCTGCACCGCCAAAATGCTGGGTCATCTTGGCCAAACCGACAATCGGCGTTTCGACTGCTGATATATACAAAAGGCTCCAAATTTCTAAAATGGATCACCCAGATGTACCTGGAATGATTTCGGCTATTAAGGAAAATAATTATCACGATGTATGTCAGGGTTTGGGCAATGTTCTAGAACAAGTGACATTGCAGTTATACCCAGAGGTTGCGAATATTAAAGATCAAATGAAAACATTTGGAGCAGATTCGGTCTTGATGAGCGGAAGTGGTCCGACCGTTTTTGGTTTGGTGGAGCATGATTCGCGGATGCAAAGAATTTATAATGGACTTCGGGGATTTTGTGATCAAGTCTATGCGGTCCGCTTATTAGGTGATCGAAACAATCTTGAATAG
- a CDS encoding small, acid-soluble spore protein, alpha/beta type, with protein MGRKKGIMSNDLKEELAKELGFYDVVQKEGWGGIRARDAGNMVKLAIEKAQRQLVNKE; from the coding sequence TTGGGCAGGAAAAAAGGGATTATGTCAAACGATCTTAAAGAGGAATTGGCAAAAGAACTTGGATTTTACGATGTTGTCCAGAAAGAAGGCTGGGGAGGAATCCGGGCCAGGGACGCAGGAAACATGGTGAAACTTGCGATCGAAAAAGCGCAACGTCAATTGGTGAACAAAGAGTAA
- a CDS encoding RidA family protein, translated as MKTIHTDEAPAAIGPYSQGVIVDKLFFSSGQIPLTASGEMVTGNVKEQTHQVFKNLQAVLKEAGASLETVIKATVFIKSMDDFGSINEIYGEYFSSHKPARSCVEVARLPKDALVEIEVVALVK; from the coding sequence ATGAAAACGATACATACGGATGAAGCACCGGCAGCGATCGGCCCATATTCACAAGGCGTGATCGTGGATAAGTTATTTTTCAGTTCAGGACAAATCCCTCTTACTGCTTCTGGTGAGATGGTAACAGGGAATGTTAAGGAACAGACACACCAGGTCTTTAAAAATCTCCAAGCTGTATTGAAAGAAGCGGGAGCCTCATTGGAAACTGTCATTAAAGCTACGGTATTCATTAAAAGCATGGACGATTTCGGTTCGATTAATGAAATATACGGAGAATATTTTTCAAGTCACAAACCTGCTCGCTCTTGTGTAGAGGTTGCCAGGCTTCCTAAAGATGCACTAGTGGAAATAGAAGTGGTTGCGCTCGTTAAATAA
- the spoVG gene encoding septation regulator SpoVG translates to MEVTDVRLRRVNTDGRMRAIASITLDNEFVVHDIRVIDGNNGLFVAMPSKRTPDGEFRDIAHPINSSTRGKIQEAVLTEYHRLGELETELEEAGAGAS, encoded by the coding sequence ATGGAAGTAACTGACGTAAGATTACGCCGTGTGAATACGGATGGTCGTATGAGAGCTATCGCATCAATTACACTGGATAATGAATTTGTGGTTCATGATATTCGTGTAATCGACGGAAACAATGGTTTATTTGTAGCTATGCCAAGTAAACGAACTCCAGATGGAGAATTCCGGGATATCGCTCATCCAATCAATTCCTCGACACGCGGGAAAATTCAAGAAGCTGTCTTGACAGAATATCATCGATTGGGAGAACTTGAAACTGAATTAGAGGAAGCTGGAGCAGGAGCTTCTTAA
- the yabG gene encoding sporulation peptidase YabG encodes MNIQINDIVGRVSYKCDVLFRVIDIRDIDGRREAILYGEDIRLIADAPFQDLMIINDNERNDRQRSNEVLQEQSDRLLTQDLELQQQKNGYQSSNGYRYSGEYFQIPGRVLHVDGDASYLRKCMDLYQKFGIPVNGIYCNEKEMPQRIGGLLDHYRPDILVVTGHDAYSKSKGPMSDINAYRHSKDFVLTVREARRKVSHLDQLIIFAGACQSHFESLIQAGANFASSPSRVNIHALDPVYIVGKISFTPFSEHLHVWDVLRNTLTGEKGLGGVETKGVLRTGLPFKPFQEE; translated from the coding sequence ATGAATATTCAAATAAACGATATTGTTGGTCGGGTTTCTTATAAATGCGACGTGTTGTTCCGGGTAATCGATATCCGCGATATTGATGGAAGACGTGAAGCAATTCTTTATGGGGAAGATATCCGGCTGATTGCAGATGCACCTTTTCAAGATTTAATGATCATAAATGATAATGAAAGAAATGATAGGCAAAGGTCGAATGAGGTACTTCAAGAACAATCAGACCGCTTATTAACACAAGATCTGGAGCTGCAACAACAAAAAAACGGCTATCAATCCAGTAATGGCTATCGTTATAGCGGTGAATATTTTCAGATACCAGGTAGGGTCCTCCATGTTGATGGGGATGCATCTTACTTAAGGAAATGCATGGATCTATATCAGAAATTCGGTATTCCGGTCAACGGTATCTATTGCAATGAAAAGGAAATGCCCCAAAGAATCGGGGGGTTACTGGACCATTATCGGCCGGATATCCTTGTTGTCACCGGTCATGATGCTTATTCAAAATCAAAAGGACCAATGTCCGATATCAATGCCTACCGTCACTCTAAGGACTTTGTACTGACAGTTAGAGAAGCGAGAAGGAAGGTTTCTCATTTAGATCAACTTATTATCTTTGCCGGGGCATGTCAATCTCACTTTGAATCGCTGATCCAAGCTGGGGCAAATTTTGCAAGTTCCCCTTCCCGTGTAAATATTCATGCTCTCGATCCAGTATATATAGTCGGAAAGATAAGCTTTACGCCTTTTTCTGAGCATCTTCATGTATGGGATGTCCTTCGGAATACATTAACGGGAGAGAAGGGCTTAGGGGGAGTTGAGACAAAAGGGGTGTTGCGGACAGGGTTGCCTTTCAAGCCATTTCAGGAAGAATGA
- a CDS encoding G5 and 3D domain-containing protein, whose protein sequence is MAIAICSAILVSTALGILIHQGTKHTVTIMLDGKKEVVRTHAATVNDMLKDLKITVKAADYVHPSRDTAVEDDLEVVWKPAQKIVLVQDGKAEKVWSTADTVDELLKEQDLSVKEQDKITPSKNTKLNANMEVSIDKAFSLKLVVAGDEKKVWSTSTTVADFLKQQGVKLNDLDRVEPELAEKVEAENTVNVIRIEKVTDVVEEPVDFAVITKKDDSLSKGKEKIVKEGKDGLISKEYEVIKEDGKEVKRELLSEKVVSKKQDKVVTVGTKTTVAQASRGVTNVSSTSGKEIYVSSTAYTASCKGCSGVTSTGVDLKSSPGAKIIAVDPSVIPMGSKVYVEGYGYAVAADKGGAIKGNRIDVFFSSKNDAYRWGVKKVKIRVLD, encoded by the coding sequence ATGGCAATTGCCATATGCAGTGCGATTCTTGTTTCTACAGCATTGGGAATACTAATCCATCAAGGAACAAAGCATACAGTCACAATAATGCTAGACGGAAAAAAAGAGGTAGTGCGGACACACGCTGCTACTGTAAATGATATGTTGAAAGATTTAAAGATTACTGTTAAAGCGGCAGACTATGTCCACCCATCAAGAGACACGGCGGTTGAAGATGATTTAGAGGTGGTTTGGAAGCCTGCACAAAAAATCGTCTTGGTACAAGATGGTAAGGCGGAGAAAGTTTGGTCCACTGCCGATACGGTAGACGAACTTTTAAAAGAACAAGATCTGAGTGTGAAGGAACAGGATAAGATTACGCCTTCAAAAAATACGAAGCTGAATGCCAATATGGAAGTTTCCATAGACAAAGCCTTTTCACTGAAATTAGTGGTAGCTGGAGACGAAAAGAAGGTATGGTCAACTTCGACTACTGTCGCTGACTTTTTAAAGCAACAAGGAGTAAAACTCAATGATTTGGATCGGGTTGAGCCAGAATTAGCCGAAAAAGTTGAAGCTGAGAATACGGTAAACGTAATTCGAATTGAAAAAGTCACCGATGTAGTGGAAGAACCAGTTGACTTTGCTGTCATAACTAAAAAAGATGACTCCTTATCAAAAGGGAAAGAGAAAATTGTTAAAGAAGGAAAAGACGGACTCATTTCTAAGGAATATGAAGTTATTAAAGAGGATGGCAAAGAGGTCAAAAGAGAATTACTTTCAGAAAAAGTTGTTAGTAAAAAGCAGGATAAAGTTGTGACGGTCGGAACTAAAACAACGGTTGCCCAGGCTTCCCGCGGAGTAACTAACGTTAGTTCTACTAGTGGAAAAGAAATATACGTATCATCAACGGCTTATACTGCCAGTTGTAAGGGCTGTTCCGGTGTCACGTCAACAGGCGTAGATCTAAAGAGTAGTCCGGGTGCGAAAATAATTGCTGTCGATCCAAGCGTAATCCCTATGGGGTCGAAAGTATATGTAGAGGGCTATGGCTATGCAGTAGCTGCTGACAAAGGCGGGGCAATAAAGGGAAATAGAATTGACGTCTTCTTTTCCTCAAAAAATGATGCCTATCGCTGGGGTGTAAAGAAAGTTAAGATTCGGGTATTGGACTAA